AGGGGCTGAATACACAGCAGCTTCAGCCACCTAGACTCAGGGCCTGAGGCCACAAACTACCCAGCCTCTCCCCCAACACCTCCCCGTTCCAGCTGCTGGGATGCCCTGCCCAGTGTtggcctcctccccactccttccctctaacccctcctcctccccgaCACTCTCACATCTGCCCTGGGTTCAGCTCCAGCTCCACCTTCCAGAACTCTGCAGGACAAGTGAAAGACCGGTGCATGACACGGCTTCACAGTCTCCAAGTGATGCTGTCCTGTGGGAGTGACGGTTGCCTGGCAACCTCCATGGTGGGGAGGTGCGCCTGCAGCCCTACAGGGCTCAGCCCTCTGCGCTCTGGTTATTTGCAAACGGAGTTAATACAACATCAAGTAGAGCCTTGGCAGGGGAGAGAATTGAGAGAATGGCAATCAGAGGGCGGATGGGAGAAGGGGGGCACAAGGGTCTGTCTTGTGCTCTAGGGGGAGGAGGAACTACCTTCTTCTCCACCCACTACCTGAAACACCTGCCACCCAGATCTGCCATCTCCTGGGCAGCAGACATTGTGCCAATCCCTGAGAAGCCCCGCAGAGCCTCCTGTTGAGCGGACTGGctcattttagaagaaaatatcatCAAAGAGCATCACAAacagaagcagtgggagaggccTCACTCTGCATTAGGGCCTTCAGGACAAACCAGGGGCTGTGTCCTGCTGAAGGTCAAGGTCTCTGTTCTAATTAGTGATGTTGGAGAGCAAGAGTTTAGGGCTCTGGCCTTCAGGCATTTtcaccacccccactcccaccgcAGAATCAGGACAGCAAGAGACAAGTCGGGTCTTATGCCATTCTgcagccccagggcctggcagagtTGGTACTcagggaatgaatgagtgaatgacctGAGTTCTGGGATCATTTACTCAACTGTTCATTTGGACTTAGTTTCCCCAAATAAAGCAGTAAGGATCTAAGCAAGGATCTGAAGTCAAATGGCTGGATCTgaatcccagctcagccacttacaggctgtgtgactttggtcaagtgacttaacctctctgtgcctccattgcTTACCTATAAAATAAGGGTAGCCTAGCACATGCATTAGAGGGATGAGGGTTAAATGAATTTCTGGGGAGTCCATGAAGCACTTAAGATGGTGCCTAGAATACAGCATATTCTTTTTCAAGGTTTGTGTcctattatttttcccttcttctcattTACAGTGGGCGTCTTGCTTCTCCGCCTGAAGTCTGGggttcttcctttctcttgggaAAGACTCAGCCCACAGATGCAATGATGCCAGGTGTCTGTGGGTAGGGAAGGATGGGGGCACTTAAGAAACTACCAGCAGGGGAGCCCCAAGAGTGAATGGAGGGCTGAGGTCCATGGTTCTCTGGAAGCAGCCCAGACTTGCCTCCAGGTCCCGTTCTGGGAGGTTGCTGGGCTTCTGAGGGGATGGCTACATGGTGGGTCTACCTGAGGAGATCTCTGTCTCCCACACGAGAACAGGAACTGCAGAGGCCGCCTGGGCTGGAATGAGGGTCTCACTGGCAACTGGGCCAAACTATAGTGGGTAACTAGTGTCCTGTAGTGGGAAGGACCCATGTGCCTGGCCAGGGACTGGAGGTAGCATTAGCACATGGTAGGGGAAGAAAAGGCAATGTTGCTTATAGACTGGAGCCTCATAATCAGGCCCTGTAAGCTTTGTAAACCAGGGGGATCATCAGGGGACCCTTTTCTGTGGGTACAGGTGCCTGCTGGTGCTGCCTGTGTTGCTACCTGGCTTGGCCTGAAGGCCCTCTATTCCCCAGGAATCCTGCTGGCAAAGAGCACCATAGGTTTTcctaaatgaatgaatcattaaCACCTCTCCCCAGGTCCCTCACTCCCCAGCTTGCTTCTGTGGCCTTCCGCACCTCACCTGATGGCAAGTGCCTCCATCCAGGTGCTCAGGCCAAAAACCCAGAGTCATCCTTGACCATCCCTCATCCCTTCTATTTCAAAATGCTATGCACTTTGGCTTCAAAAATTTGCCTTCAATACTTTCCTGCCCTCTGCTGCTCCTACCTTACTCCAGGCCCCTGTGACTTCTCATCTGCGCTCCTGTGCGGGCCCCCAGTGGGTCTCCTGGCATGTGCCTTTGccccctgctgcctgttctcccCACAGCAACCAGAATAAGCCAGCTAAAACATTAGGCAGAGCATCTCCCCTCCTCAAAACCCTTCCCCGGCTCCCTGTTTCACTCAGAGCCCCAGGCCAAaacccttcctctgccttcagggCCTCCCCAGTCTGGCTTCAACTATTCAGGCCTGGCCCACCACCCCTTGCTGGTTTCTTGGATGCTCCCACCAGAGAGCCTCTGCTTTGGTTGCTCCCTGGGCCAGCTGGCCGCTCTCAACCTCCTTCCGCCTCTGCTCACCTGTCACCACCTCAGCAAGGCCTCCCCTCTAACCTGCTTTAAGACAGTTCCACCACTCTCCCCTGCTTGGCTTTTTTCCTTAGCACTCAGGTCCTTCTGCGGAACCTCTGAAACTGTCCTGTGCCCATGCCCCCCACTGCTCCCAGCCTTGTGCTGTGTCCCCCAGCGTCGACACCACTCCGCCTGGCTCACCAGTCCTCGGCATCTCGTGCAGCCGCCCTGGCAGGACCCcacgggctgggggtggggtggtggctgCACACGCAGGCCGTACCTGTTTGATGGCGAGGTTGACCACCTCGTAGCGGTTGACGCGGCCCAGGGGCAGGCAGAAGCTGTAGAGCGCGTGCAGCGCAGCACAGAAGAAACTCAGCAGGCCTATCTGCTTGCGGTGCTGCAGCCAGTGGTCCAGCCAGTCCGGGAAGCGGCGGTACTTGGTGCCACGGTGCAGCTGCAGGGCAGCTGCCAACACGCCGGGCAGGTACACCAGGGACAGCAGCACATAGGCCACGCACGGCAGCGTCGTGTTGACCACGGACACGGGCAGCTTGTAGAATTTGCTCTTGCCATCCCGCACGTAGGGCTGCAGGACGTCCCGGACAAAGTTGTAGATGTAGAAGAAGATGAAGAGCCCCAGAGCCAGGAGGGCAGGCACCTTCCAGCCTGGGAGAAGGCGCAGGGGCATGGCTTCCACCTCCCGGGCGGAGACCAGGGACCCCATGTCCACAGGCATGAAGCCCATGGCCTGCACCATCTCCGAGACCGCCCGCTTGGCTTCCGGGTGGTCACTGCAGATGGGCACCTGGGGGGAGGAGGTAAGGGGAGAATCAGAGGGGGTCACAGGCCACAGGGGTGAGCAGGGACTGGGGGGCAGTGTCTCCACccaactcctcactgagcagcaGAGGAAGCTGAGGCCACGAGCCACAGCACAGAAGGTGGCTCTGATTCCCAGCCCAGGCTCTTCCCCCTGGCCCCCGTAGCCTCCTGGCCCCTGGTCCAGCATGACCACGATGCAAAAAGAGGACCCAGGGCTTACCCAACAATGAGCGTTTTTGTCTAGTTCATGGCTATCAGCAGCCACAAGCAACATGGCACCTGaggagcccccaggagcccctggagtaGGTACTTGGAGAACGGTGGCCTGCTCTGGGGCTCGCTCAGTAAATGGCCTTTGAATATGGCCCAGAACATGCAGCCGTGGATGCAGCTCTGTCCCTCAGTTCATGAGTGTCCCCTTTGATGGTGTACCTCGGCCCCCATGGCCCTCAGCCAACACACAAACCAGTCCCAGACTCATAGCCCATGGCTTCCCACTGTGAGCTCCGGGTGGTGTCCTTGGATCTCTGAACACTGTGGCCTTGCTCACACGGCTATGGTTTGTCTGGTCACAGAATGGACTCAGCACCTTCTATGCGCTAAGCTTTACACACGTAGTCCTGCCGCCTTACCAAAAGCCTACAGGTCGGTACggccccattttgcaggtgaggaaactgaggtccagaagcTTCATTACTCACCTCTGTACCTTTGCAGGTGGTCCCCACAGCCGGGGAtatcctccccactccctgcacCTGACACCAGGAAGTAGGACCAGGCCAAAGCTGATCTCAAAGTCTTCCCTAGCCAGCTGCTCTGTTTCCTTCTAGGCCCTGCCACCCAGTCCTCACACACTGTTCCTTGCCTGTCCACACATGGGAGTCCTACAGTGCAGGCTACATACAAGGCCCTCCAGTCAGGGGCAGTGAGACCCTTGAGCGCTCTCCCACAGAGTGGCACAGAGCTGGGCACAGGAGGCATCTGGGCTGGATGAATTGGTGGAAGTTCTCACACACGTAGAGCCTGACATCCTTTCGGCATTAAAAACCACCTTgtcggggcgcctgcgtggctcagtcattaagcatctgcctttggctcaggttgtgatcccagggtcctgggatcgagccctacattgggctccctgctcagcaggaagcctgcttttccctctcccactccccctgcctgtgtttcctctcttgctgtctctctctctgtgtcaaataaataaataaaatctttaaaaataaataaattaaaaacacccTGTCTTCATAGGAACCCCTCCCGCCAACAACTGTATGCAGCTCTGGCCATTTCCTGGAGCCATTTTCCAatccccaggggaaaaaaaatccactattGACTGTTCTGGAAAACTTACTCAGTTTTTGGAAGCCCTTGGAATTCGAGTGCTCAAGTTTGGGACCTGCCTGCTTCCTCGGGACTTGGCACATAAATGTGTTACTTTCCTCTTTCTAAGTCCATTCTCATAGCAGAGTCTCTCTTGACTCCAGATAGTAAAAAGAAAGCGTCTTCCACCTTGCCCTCCCAGAAATCGAGTTACCATGGAAGAAAGGACACAGGTTTCAGATTCGTATGAACTGGGTTCACATCCCAGCTCTCCAGCCATAAGACCTGGTATGCATAAGTTCATTAACATTTTCTGAGCCACAGTTTCCCACTGTGTAAATTGGAACTCTATAGTGATGTGAGATAAGCCTGGCGTACTAAGGGGCCTCAACAAAAATTagccatttatatttattgttttgatGGCTGGTATTCCCCACCAGAACCTACCTGTCTGTTCCCATCCCTTGGGCCAGACTGCAGGGTCCAGGCAGAGATAACATTGAAGGCCTTGACCACTGTGCATGTAGGGAAGAGGGAAGCCAGGTACTCTGCATTGGATTCGCGGTGCCGGAGGTGCTCCTGCTCTGTGGGGTTGCTCACGTCCACGAGGATCTTGCCAGCCAGCTGGTCACTGAGGCCACACAGCGAGGAGTAGTGCTCCCGGAACATGGCCACGAAGATGACGTCAGGGGAGTCCACTGCCTCCGCCTGGAAAGTCACTTGTGCCGCTGAGGGGAACAGCCCCGCCGTGCGTTTGGGGTTGCGGCTCCCCACCACCACGCTAAAGCCAGAGCCCACCAGGCGTGTGACCAGGGAGCGGGCAAAGTCCCCGCTGCCCAGGATGCCCACTTTGGGGGCCTCACTGGGGGTCTCGGCAAGGCTCCCATCACTGTCCACCAGGCGGCAGCTGATCAGTGGCTTATCCATCTCTCCTGACACTTGGGTGGCTGGAAAGAAAGCAGGACTTGATCAGCGGAGAGCTCCCAGGCTGTCCTTCATACCACCTTCCTCTTACTTGTCCACTGTAACCACATGGTGGTCAAACATTCACCCAACAGACCTCCACGGGTGTTAACAGGTGCTGGTACTGGCTGAGCAAGGCCTTCCCCAGTAGGGCACAAACTCAGAAGAGTAAGAAGGACCTCTGCCTTCCACCCTCTTCCCAGTGTCCTGAATTATTTCCTTGGGACAAACATGTAAATTTGCGTAGTGCTGAGAAAGAAGTATATAGAACTTCCATGATGAGGGTGtctgggggggctcagtccgtaaagcatctgcctttgccttgggtcatgatcccaaggtcctgggatcatgtctgtggcgacctccctgctcagcaggagtctgcttctccctctattccCTGCTcccactcatgatctctctctctcaataaataaatacataaataatttttttttttttttttaagtaatgcttggggcgcctgggtggctcattcagttaagtgtctgcctttggctcaggtcgtgatccccgggtcctgggatccagccctgcatcgggctccctgctcaacgggaagcctgattctccctctcccacatcccctgcttgagttccctctcttgctgtgtctctctctgtcaaataaagaaaaaaaaatccttaaaaagataaaaaaatttaaaaaaggaatgcttaaaaaaaacccaccaacttCCATGATGAATGCTATGCAGTGCCATACTTCTTTTCAGAGGAGTATGTGAGAGATGGATGGATAGTGTTACTGTCCAGGAGTGACCCCCACCTCACCGCCACTGGGTATTTTCTGATTAATAGGAAGGGTGACATGTCCCTGTGCTTGTTCCCATTTTGCACTTTGGGAAGGCACCTCTGTGCTCTTCCTTGAGTAGATGACGAGCAGCTTGAAGGCAGGAACCTCATATTATTTGACTTTGGGTCTCACCATTTTTGTCCTAGGGCCTGGAGTTGGAGTTCAATGTcagctgagtgaatgaatgaacactgaCCTCTGCTCTCTCAGATGGGGGCTGCAGTGGGACATGACAGTGAGCGGGACCCTGAGATTGCGTGGGTGCCCTGGGATCTCCTTTACTGAGCTGGACACATGAGTGGCCATGGTGGAAAACCTGGGCTTGAGCCAGGAGCTCACAGTGAGCTTGGGCAAGAAAAATTCTGCTGACCTTGCCACCAGCTTCAAACTGAAATTTGCCATTTCCTTCGAGCAGCAGACAGTGCTGGCAGTCAGTGCTGACCATATCCCAAGTTCTTCAAATACTATTTAAGAGTTCTTCAAATACTATTTAAACTTGTCACTCACTTAAAATTATGGTAGACATACatttataaatcaaatattaaCAGGTGTGAAGAAATAGATGGCAGCACAATAATGATAGGTGACTTCACTACCCCcccaacaatggatagatcatccagaaaATCAGCACAGAAATGCTGGACTTGGACTACCGTTGAGACCAAACGAACCTAACACATACACAGAACATGCCATCCAACAGCAGCAGGATGCACATTCTCATCCATCCACAGAACACTGTCCAGGACACATCACAAATTAACTCATAAAATGAGTCCTGCAAATTTGTAAGGATTGAAATCATAGGaagtatcttttctgatcacaatggtCTATAACTAGAAAAAGggcaaattcacaaatatgtggaaattaaggcatacatttttttcttctcaattttttatttaaattctaatgagtcatcatacagtgtaatactggtgtcaggagtagaattcagtgattcatcacttacatacgacacccagtgctcaacataACAAGTCACTTCCTTAATGCCCagcacccatctagcccatcccccaaccacctccctccctcagtttgttttccatctttgtctcttaccatttgtttccctctctccaattctgcccctctccttgtgtgcatctgttttatttcttaaattccacacatgggTGAAATCACAcggtatgtgtctttctctgacagacttaatTTTGCCTGACATACTACACTCTGGCTCctaaaacagacacctagatcaatggaacagaacagaaagtccagagggccttggtggctcaattagttaagcaactgactttggctcaggtcatgatcccggagtcctaggtTCGagtcacacattgggctcccagctccatggggagtctgcttctctctctgaccttcccccatctcatgttctctcaaataataaataaaatcttaaaaaaaaaaatagaaagtctggAAATGGAcctacaactatatggtcaactaatcttcaacaaagccagaaaaaatatccagtgaaaaaaagatgggtgtcttcaataaatgacaCTGGGATAACTGGCcaacaacatgcagaagaatgaaactggaccactttcttacaccacacacaaaaattagttCAACATGGATgacagacctaaatgtgagacaggaatccatcaaaaatcctagaggatggggggcctgggtggctcagtcattaagcgtctgccttcaactcaggtcatgatccgagggtcctggaatcgagccccacattaggctctctgctcggtgggaagcctgcttctacctttcccattccccagcttctgttccctctctctctgtgtctctgtcaaacaaataaataaattctttaaaaaaatcctagaggagaacacaggtagcaacctctctAATCTCAGCTAGAGCAACTTACTAGAAATGTCACCAGAGccaaagggaaacaaaggcaaaaatgaactactgggacttcatcaaggaaaaagcttctgtacagcaaaggaaacaactagAAAACTAATGGGCAACCTgaagaatgggtgaagatatttgcaaatgacgtatctgataaagggttggtagtatccaaaatctataaaaaaaaaaaaagtatccaactcaataccccaaaaaaCCCCTAATAAACTCTTGGACAACCAAtgaaccaaagaagaaatcaaaagggaaattcaaaaatcttgaaacaaatgaaaatgcaaactCAGCATACCAAAACTTGCGGGATGGAGCAAAAGTGGCTCTCAGAGGGATGTTTGTAGCTTAATGTGTATcttacaaaagaggaaagatcTCACACAATCTACCTTTACGCTTCAAGGAGCTAGAAAGAGAACAATTCTGAAGTtctagcagaaggaaagaaaaaacaaagatcagagtagaaataaataaaatagaggctagaaaaacaatagaaaagatcaatgaaactaagatctggttttttaaaaagataaaccaaaGTGATAAAACTTTAgctaaactaagaaaaaatagactccaaataaaaaatgaaaggtatATTATAACTGATACCGCAGAAATACCAAAGATCATAAGAGACCACTACAATTATCAAACAATTATATGGCaaaaaactggacaacctagacgatatggataaattcctaaaaatctaCCCTACCATCTACCAAGACAGAATCATGAGGAAATAGAAAAGCTAAACAAGCCAATAATGAGTAAGGTGACTGAATCAGTAGTAAGAAATCTTCCACCAAGTATTTCAAGAAGATTTTTAATGTTAGCCCTTCTCCAACTGTTCCAAAAAAGTCAAAGAGGAGGGATCACTTTCAGGCTCACTTTATGAAATTAGagtcaccctgataccaaagccaggtaAGGACActacaagagaagaaaattataggccaatatccctgataagcacagatgaaaaaaatctttgacaaattactagcaaactaaattcaatagcacattaaaaggatcctATACCACtatcaagtgggattcatccctgggatgcaaagatggttcaacatatacAAACCAGTAAATAAATGTGACATGcatccacagaaataaaaatcatgtgaACCTACcaacatatgaaaaaaaatcatttggcaaAATTAATATCCTTTGGTGATGAAAACTCCATTCATAGTGAAGGAGTACTCCTccacataataaaggtcatatatgacaagcccacaccTAGTATCATACCCATTGGTTAAGAAGCTGAAAGCTTtgcctctaagatcaggaaaaagacaaggatgccccTCTTGCCACCTCTATTCAACATAGCATAAGAAGTCTTAGCCACAGCTCTgagccaagaaaaaagaaagaaaaggcatccacattggaaagaagtaaaatttgtttctgtttgcAACTGACGTGatcttacatatagaaaaccctaaagaccccaccaaaaaaaaaaaaataaataaataaaaatgtaaaagaaagaaaacaagacaacCCCTCCCCAAACAAATAATtctgtttaaaaatgggcaaaggacctgaatagacatttttccaaagacaacatacaaatggccaacaagtatacgaaaagatgctcaacatcactagtcatcagggaaatgcaaatctaagcCACACTGATGTCTCTTCTCAAACCTGTTAGGATGACTATtatcagaaagataaaaaagtcaaaagatagtaagtgttggagagaatgtggaaacAAGAGAACCactgcacactgttggtgggaatataaattctTGCAGCTATTacagaaaacagcatgaaggttcctcaaaatattagaaatagaattaccataggatccagcaatccatcttctaagtatatatttaaaggaaatagaATCACTATTTCCTTAGAatcgcctggatggctcagttggtcaggcatctgcctttggctcagattaaaatcctagggtcctgggatggagtcccacaatgGTTTCCTTGctctatggggagcctgcttctccctctgcctgctgctctcgctgcttgtgctctttctttctctgataaataaacaaataaaatctttaaaaaaaagagaaagaatcgcTTTCTCAAAGAGATATATCTGCACCCCATGTTCACGGCATTATCAGTCACAGTAGACAAGATATGGGAATAATGGGAAGTGTCCACAGGtgatgaatggacaaaggaaatgtggtatatatacacaaaggaatattattcaacctcaaaaatgaaggaaatcctgacatttgtgttaacatggatgaacctggagaacATTATGTGAAATAAGCCAACACAGAAcaacaaatactacatgatctcACTTGTGTATGtcacactgtacaccttaaatatatagttTTGTCAATCAAACTTCAATAAGGgtgggggaaaataaaaataaataaaatgacagtaaATATCACACCAGCGGTTAGATATTGTTATTTAATGTATTCATAAAGAAGCATGTCTATTACTATGAAACATTTAGAAACATTTGGGAACTACGTTTCACTGTAACCGGTCTCCTTTGTAACCCTATGTTATTCTGTGCATGTaggagcattattttttttttcaactaacaTCTTCTTGCTTGACATTGgaagtgtttattattattatcattatcattattagtttcaggggtagaatttagtgattcatcagttgcatacaacagcCAGaactcattacatcacgtgccctccttaatgcctgtcacccagtcaccccatccccccagcaaccctcagcttgtttcctagtgttaagagtctcttatgctttgcctgttttcatcttatttgtccttcccttctcctatattcatctattgtttcttcaattctacatatgagtgaaattatatggtatttgtctttctctaattttacTTAACCTAACACCCCTAGTTGCACccgcatcattgcaaatggtaagatggCATTccttttgacggctgcatagtattccaccacacatacacatgcgCATGCACGTGccacatctttacccattcatctgccgatggacatttgggctcttcccatattttggctgttgtggacatcgctgctataaacactggggtgcaggtgcccctttgaatcactatgtttatatccttttggtaaatacctcgtagggcaattgctgggtcctagggtagttctattttcaactttcagttttcctgagtggctgtaccagtctgcagtcccaccaacagggtaagagggcTGCCCCTTTCTGTAAGAACATTATTCTGAGTAGAAGTCCAGGGGTCTCACCAGCCTATGGGTCCATGGGAACCCTCCGCAAAGAAGAGGTAAGATCACTGCTACCAGTGGAGCAGCAGAGATGGCTTAATCCCCTCTTCCCACTTTCCACAGCAGCCTCTTGGGTGAGGGCTGTATATGTGTATGGTGGGTTTAGGGTCTAATGcaagggggagcaggaggaccAGGAGGCTGTGCTCCAGCTCTGTCATGGACCAGCTCTGTGTCCTTAGACAAGCCCCTGTGCCTTTCTGGGCCCCAGCTTCCACCCCTGCAAATGCAGATCGTGATCTCAGCTCCAAGATGACAGAGAATGCAATCTTGAAAGGTTTTGGAAAACTGACCTGGACATCTGACAAGGCAACACCACGCATGCCTATCATATGCTGGACATTTCTCTAAGACCTTTTCCACGAGTGATGGTTGTTGAGGCCTCATAGGACCCCACGAAATAGGTGCTATGATTCTCCTCCAACTTAAAGGGGGAGGAAGCTGAGCTCAGAGAGCTTGAAGAACTTGCTCCAGGGAGCAC
Above is a genomic segment from Mustela lutreola isolate mMusLut2 chromosome 3, mMusLut2.pri, whole genome shotgun sequence containing:
- the STEAP3 gene encoding metalloreductase STEAP3 isoform X2, with product MADEASGAQDFSTPGCGESPGMKDRTLHPPSATQVSGEMDKPLISCRLVDSDGSLAETPSEAPKVGILGSGDFARSLVTRLVGSGFSVVVGSRNPKRTAGLFPSAAQVTFQAEAVDSPDVIFVAMFREHYSSLCGLSDQLAGKILVDVPICSDHPEAKRAVSEMVQAMGFMPVDMGSLVSAREVEAMPLRLLPGWKVPALLALGLFIFFYIYNFVRDVLQPYVRDGKSKFYKLPVSVVNTTLPCVAYVLLSLVYLPGVLAAALQLHRGTKYRRFPDWLDHWLQHRKQIGLLSFFCAALHALYSFCLPLGRVNRYEVVNLAIKQVLANKSHLWIEEEVWRMEIYLSLGVLALGTLSQLAVTSLPSIANSLNWREFSFVQSTLGFVALVLSTLHTLTYGWTRAFEDSHYKFYLPPTFTLTLLVPCVVILAKGLFLLPCFRRKLSRIRRGWEKDGGVKFALPADHTLAQKTSHV
- the STEAP3 gene encoding metalloreductase STEAP3 isoform X1; this translates as MADEASGAQDFSTPGCGESPGMKDRTLHPPSATQVSGEMDKPLISCRLVDSDGSLAETPSEAPKVGILGSGDFARSLVTRLVGSGFSVVVGSRNPKRTAGLFPSAAQVTFQAEAVDSPDVIFVAMFREHYSSLCGLSDQLAGKILVDVSNPTEQEHLRHRESNAEYLASLFPTCTVVKAFNVISAWTLQSGPRDGNRQVPICSDHPEAKRAVSEMVQAMGFMPVDMGSLVSAREVEAMPLRLLPGWKVPALLALGLFIFFYIYNFVRDVLQPYVRDGKSKFYKLPVSVVNTTLPCVAYVLLSLVYLPGVLAAALQLHRGTKYRRFPDWLDHWLQHRKQIGLLSFFCAALHALYSFCLPLGRVNRYEVVNLAIKQVLANKSHLWIEEEVWRMEIYLSLGVLALGTLSQLAVTSLPSIANSLNWREFSFVQSTLGFVALVLSTLHTLTYGWTRAFEDSHYKFYLPPTFTLTLLVPCVVILAKGLFLLPCFRRKLSRIRRGWEKDGGVKFALPADHTLAQKTSHV